A single genomic interval of Chloracidobacterium validum harbors:
- a CDS encoding sterol desaturase family protein: MKNLILSAIPLFFITIALEAIWDRIKGTGFFSWKDTLTNMAIGAGSLMGKFIPTAAIYWFCWYISPFKIEPAWWSWAVVLLLDDFFYYWFHRISHESRFFWNMHVVHHSSDHYNLSVAVRQSWFGGLVAWIFYVPIALLGFPPEMVLTAHAINLLYQYWIHTQFVGRMGWLEWVFNCPTHHRVHHGVNEPYLDKNYGGILIIWDRFFGTFAEEREPVRYGIIKPLRSYNPLWANLHAWKEMVDAMRTRPTWREKWRCVWGAPAMTPTEPANWETETTPVASRA, translated from the coding sequence ATGAAAAACCTGATTCTTTCTGCCATTCCGCTTTTTTTCATCACCATCGCGCTGGAAGCCATTTGGGATCGCATCAAGGGCACCGGCTTCTTTAGCTGGAAAGACACGTTGACGAACATGGCGATTGGCGCCGGCAGTTTGATGGGGAAGTTTATCCCCACCGCTGCGATTTACTGGTTCTGTTGGTACATTTCGCCGTTCAAAATTGAGCCTGCGTGGTGGTCATGGGCCGTGGTGCTCCTGCTGGACGATTTCTTTTACTACTGGTTCCACCGGATTAGCCACGAAAGCCGGTTTTTCTGGAACATGCACGTCGTTCACCATTCAAGTGATCACTACAACCTGAGTGTCGCGGTGCGTCAGAGCTGGTTTGGTGGGCTGGTAGCCTGGATTTTTTACGTTCCCATTGCGCTGCTTGGCTTCCCACCGGAGATGGTGCTCACTGCCCATGCGATCAACCTGCTGTATCAGTACTGGATTCACACCCAGTTTGTGGGGCGGATGGGCTGGCTGGAGTGGGTCTTCAACTGCCCGACGCATCACCGCGTTCACCATGGCGTCAACGAACCATATCTGGACAAAAACTACGGCGGCATTCTGATCATCTGGGACCGGTTCTTTGGAACATTTGCCGAGGAACGCGAGCCGGTGCGCTATGGCATCATCAAGCCACTTCGGAGCTACAACCCGCTGTGGGCCAATCTCCACGCCTGGAAAGAGATGGTTGACGCGATGCGAACGCGCCCAACGTGGCGTGAAAAGTGGCGCTGTGTGTGGGGCGCGCCAGCCATGACCCCCACCGAGCCGGCTAACTGGGAAACCGAGACGACGCCAGTCGCTTCACGCGCTTGA
- a CDS encoding superoxide dismutase, with the protein MPFELPELPYAKDALAPHISATTFEFHHGKHHKAYVDNMNKLIDGTPHAEKSLEEIIQAAHTEANAGLFNNAAQVWNHTFFWNSMKPNGGGAPTGELADRINHAFGSLDQFKEAFKQAGITQFGSGWAWLVLDHGDLKITKTANADLPLVHGQTALLTCDVWEHAYYLDFQNRRPDFLQTYLDHLVNWDFAAANLAQAA; encoded by the coding sequence ATGCCTTTCGAACTACCGGAATTGCCTTATGCCAAGGATGCGCTCGCGCCGCACATTTCAGCGACCACCTTTGAGTTTCACCACGGCAAGCATCACAAGGCCTACGTGGACAACATGAACAAACTCATTGACGGCACGCCCCATGCCGAAAAGTCGCTTGAAGAAATTATTCAAGCCGCCCACACCGAGGCCAATGCCGGGCTTTTCAACAATGCGGCGCAAGTTTGGAATCACACGTTTTTCTGGAATTCGATGAAGCCAAATGGCGGCGGCGCGCCAACGGGTGAGTTGGCCGACCGCATCAACCACGCCTTCGGCAGTCTTGACCAGTTCAAAGAAGCCTTCAAGCAAGCCGGCATCACCCAGTTTGGCAGCGGGTGGGCGTGGCTGGTGCTTGACCATGGCGACCTGAAAATCACCAAAACCGCCAACGCCGATTTGCCGCTGGTGCATGGGCAAACGGCATTGCTGACCTGCGATGTCTGGGAGCATGCCTACTACCTTGACTTCCAAAATCGCCGCCCGGACTTTCTCCAGACCTACCTTGACCACCTGGTGAACTGGGATTTCGCTGCCGCCAATCTCGCCCAGGCCGCCTAA
- a CDS encoding CoA pyrophosphatase, whose product MTINLQIDRSVAGPAGPDAQRYTVSVEFTRRAAQVLRRWDAGYAPANGDDAQAAVLVPLFFKHGMPHLLLTKRASHLRRHRGEVAFPGGRRDPHDTSPVMTALREAHEEIGLPAEQVLVIGLLDPFETNTGFQITPVVGIIPYPIAFQLDHSETECLIEVPLPVIARTEARETRQFLVNNRLRSVYFFHYAERDPIWGASGYIVQRFLDVVYPLVIADLAGEAVL is encoded by the coding sequence ATGACGATCAATCTCCAGATAGATAGGTCAGTTGCCGGCCCTGCCGGGCCGGACGCGCAACGCTACACGGTGAGCGTCGAGTTTACGAGGCGGGCGGCGCAGGTCTTGCGGCGGTGGGACGCCGGCTATGCGCCAGCCAATGGTGATGACGCCCAGGCGGCGGTTCTCGTTCCACTGTTTTTCAAGCATGGCATGCCACACTTGCTCTTGACCAAGCGAGCTTCCCACCTACGCCGCCACCGCGGAGAGGTCGCCTTTCCCGGCGGCCGCCGTGATCCGCATGATACCTCTCCGGTGATGACGGCGCTGCGCGAAGCTCACGAAGAGATTGGGTTGCCAGCCGAACAAGTGCTGGTCATTGGCCTGTTGGACCCGTTTGAAACCAACACCGGTTTTCAGATTACGCCGGTGGTCGGCATCATCCCCTACCCCATCGCGTTTCAGCTTGACCACAGTGAAACGGAGTGCCTGATTGAAGTTCCCTTGCCGGTCATTGCCCGCACCGAGGCCCGCGAAACTCGGCAATTCCTGGTCAACAACCGCCTGCGGAGTGTTTACTTTTTCCACTACGCCGAGCGCGACCCAATCTGGGGCGCGTCGGGCTATATCGTGCAGCGTTTTCTGGATGTGGTGTACCCACTCGTCATCGCCGATCTGGCCGGAGAAGCCGTGCTTTAG
- the cmk gene encoding (d)CMP kinase has translation MKEPTDHTPHIVIAIDGPAGAGKSTIGKLLAARLGALYIDTGAMYRTVALKGFRLGVIRPDHPPEPLIPEQEAQLTQIAQATEITLAGDPFHLQVFADREDVSSDIRLPEVSRYASIVSAVAGVRSALVAQQRRMGAEGTVVMDGRDIGTHVFPDADVKFFLDASVETRTERRYNEQRARGIECTREQTRLDVLERDRRDYNRAVSPLRRADDAIWLDTSTLSPEQVLEKMLSLIHHRLTLAAPVGKSTSDAR, from the coding sequence ATGAAGGAACCAACCGACCACACGCCACACATTGTTATCGCCATTGACGGCCCGGCCGGTGCCGGCAAAAGCACCATTGGGAAGCTGCTCGCCGCTCGACTCGGCGCGCTCTACATCGACACTGGCGCCATGTACCGCACCGTCGCGCTAAAAGGTTTCCGGCTGGGGGTCATTCGTCCTGATCATCCACCCGAACCACTCATCCCAGAGCAGGAAGCGCAACTGACGCAGATTGCCCAAGCGACCGAAATCACGCTGGCCGGCGACCCCTTTCACTTACAGGTTTTTGCCGACCGGGAAGATGTTTCGAGCGACATCCGACTTCCCGAAGTCAGTCGCTACGCCTCGATTGTGTCAGCCGTGGCCGGCGTCCGGTCGGCGTTGGTTGCCCAACAGCGGCGGATGGGCGCGGAAGGCACAGTTGTCATGGACGGACGTGACATTGGAACGCATGTTTTTCCAGATGCGGATGTCAAGTTCTTCCTTGATGCGAGTGTTGAAACCCGAACCGAGCGGCGCTACAACGAGCAACGCGCGCGCGGCATCGAGTGCACCCGCGAACAGACTCGGCTCGATGTCCTGGAACGGGACCGCCGTGACTACAATCGGGCGGTCTCGCCGCTGCGTCGGGCCGATGATGCCATCTGGCTCGACACATCCACGCTTTCACCAGAGCAGGTTCTCGAAAAAATGCTCAGCCTCATCCACCATCGGTTGACGCTTGCGGCTCCGGTTGGAAAGTCCACCTCTGACGCTAGATGA
- a CDS encoding DUF445 domain-containing protein, translating to MTTSVFGTALLHLLIATGHGMLGAWLAVRMVFRPRRAWKLFGWRIPFTPGMIPAERSAFLKRFASVIAERVLTVETIADEIMALGIEGEVGAASMRHYAEQTTSDDFLHHLARRIVELLADERNAAGIGRRLTDGFANVVIEEVGATYGLVGRLIAHRLVELGMLKRIVTLALEDIAALLSRNEPARAAMVEAITTVGGDIFEPESTPPRLPSPNVTPVTEFVQSLGRRLNIELLLRNQLEQLTDQMIEDLIYRAAGRELQMIVRFGALVGLLVGIVQAGLFLLTEA from the coding sequence ATGACGACTTCCGTGTTTGGGACGGCGCTTCTGCACCTGCTCATCGCAACCGGTCATGGAATGCTGGGAGCCTGGCTGGCGGTTCGGATGGTATTTCGCCCGCGCCGCGCCTGGAAGCTGTTTGGATGGCGGATTCCCTTTACGCCGGGCATGATTCCGGCCGAACGGTCGGCGTTTCTCAAACGCTTTGCCAGTGTCATTGCCGAGCGTGTCCTCACCGTCGAAACAATCGCTGACGAGATCATGGCGCTTGGCATCGAGGGTGAGGTTGGGGCGGCGTCAATGCGCCATTACGCTGAGCAAACGACCAGTGATGATTTTCTTCACCACTTGGCGCGGCGAATTGTGGAACTGCTGGCCGACGAGCGGAATGCCGCTGGCATCGGTCGCCGGCTCACGGATGGCTTTGCCAATGTGGTGATTGAAGAAGTAGGGGCAACCTATGGCCTGGTTGGCCGCTTGATTGCCCACCGGCTTGTCGAACTCGGCATGCTCAAGCGGATTGTCACCTTGGCGCTCGAAGATATTGCCGCATTGCTGAGCCGGAATGAGCCGGCGCGCGCCGCCATGGTCGAGGCAATCACAACGGTCGGTGGAGATATCTTCGAGCCGGAGTCCACGCCGCCGCGGCTGCCCTCGCCCAATGTCACGCCTGTGACAGAGTTCGTGCAGTCGCTAGGTCGGCGGCTCAACATCGAGCTACTGCTGCGCAACCAGCTCGAACAACTGACGGATCAAATGATTGAAGACCTGATTTACCGGGCTGCCGGACGCGAGTTACAGATGATTGTCCGGTTTGGCGCTCTGGTCGGGCTGCTGGTCGGTATCGTGCAGGCCGGTCTTTTCTTGCTCACCGAGGCCTGA
- a CDS encoding DUF962 domain-containing protein: protein MDAASKALVEASPRTFEEFFPLYLAMHSHPMTRIFHFVGTVLQVPIIVACAVTGWWWGLLSIPFVSYGLAWFSHFVFERNRPATWTNPWYSLRGDYKMVGLMLQGKLWR from the coding sequence ATGGATGCGGCTTCCAAGGCGCTCGTTGAAGCGTCGCCTCGGACGTTCGAGGAATTCTTTCCCTTGTATCTCGCCATGCACAGTCACCCCATGACACGCATTTTCCACTTTGTTGGAACGGTGCTTCAGGTGCCGATTATCGTCGCTTGCGCCGTGACAGGCTGGTGGTGGGGGCTTTTGTCCATTCCTTTTGTTTCTTACGGTCTGGCTTGGTTTTCTCATTTTGTTTTCGAGCGCAATCGTCCGGCGACGTGGACCAATCCCTGGTATTCACTCCGGGGTGATTACAAGATGGTCGGATTGATGTTGCAGGGAAAATTGTGGCGATGA
- a CDS encoding type IV pilus twitching motility protein PilT, translating into MSAPHQLSQVQQSFNQVLQMMLSVSDKVSDLIFSPGRPPQVELVGQLRAVKIQGLEQLTPQHTHAFAQVLLANNATNLEKLDKFGSVDLSYSVPGHSRFRVNVFKQRGTEAIVMRVIPNRIPTLEDLGLPPQLRQIADLKNGVVLVTGPTGSGKSSTLAAIINLINETKYYHIVTIEDPIEFIHPHKNSTIHQRELHSDTPDFALALRAALRQAPKVILVGEMRDRETIEIAMEASETGHLVLSTLHTIDAAKTVDRIIGVFPKSEEHIVRTRLAQSFRYIISQRLIPRADQRGRVAAIEILRSTMRTREYIEKGETAGKTLVDAMRDGEIEGMQHFDGVLEKLIRQNIITKEDGLAYATNPGNLMLQLSDMGRSTPESTPQPLTGGHRVPNDASKSASPTGQRTGSMLDLIDR; encoded by the coding sequence ATGTCTGCGCCACACCAACTGAGTCAGGTTCAACAAAGTTTCAACCAAGTCTTGCAGATGATGCTGTCCGTCTCAGACAAAGTCAGCGATCTGATTTTTTCGCCGGGGCGGCCGCCGCAAGTCGAGCTTGTCGGACAACTCCGCGCCGTCAAGATACAGGGGCTTGAACAGCTCACCCCACAGCACACGCATGCCTTTGCACAGGTTTTGCTGGCTAATAATGCGACCAATCTTGAGAAGCTCGATAAGTTTGGGTCCGTGGATTTGTCCTACAGCGTGCCAGGACATTCACGTTTCAGGGTCAATGTTTTCAAGCAGCGCGGAACAGAAGCCATCGTGATGCGGGTGATTCCAAACCGCATCCCAACCCTGGAAGACTTAGGCTTACCGCCGCAACTTCGTCAGATTGCCGACCTCAAAAACGGCGTTGTGTTGGTGACTGGGCCAACCGGGAGCGGCAAGTCTTCAACCTTGGCGGCGATTATCAACCTCATCAACGAGACAAAGTATTACCATATCGTCACGATTGAAGACCCGATTGAATTCATCCATCCGCACAAGAACTCAACCATTCACCAGCGTGAGCTGCACAGCGACACGCCAGATTTCGCGCTGGCGCTGCGGGCGGCGCTGCGGCAAGCGCCGAAGGTGATTCTGGTCGGCGAAATGCGTGACCGCGAGACCATCGAAATTGCGATGGAAGCCTCGGAAACCGGACACCTCGTGCTTTCCACGCTGCACACCATTGACGCCGCGAAGACTGTGGATCGCATCATTGGGGTGTTTCCAAAGAGTGAAGAGCACATTGTGCGGACGCGCTTGGCGCAGTCGTTCCGGTACATCATCTCCCAGCGGCTCATACCGCGCGCCGACCAGCGGGGACGGGTCGCGGCCATTGAAATTTTGCGCTCGACCATGCGGACCCGCGAATACATCGAGAAAGGCGAGACGGCGGGCAAGACCCTCGTGGACGCCATGCGAGATGGCGAAATCGAAGGCATGCAGCACTTTGACGGTGTGCTTGAAAAGCTGATTCGCCAGAACATCATCACAAAGGAAGACGGACTTGCCTACGCCACCAATCCGGGCAACCTCATGTTGCAGTTGAGCGATATGGGGCGTTCCACGCCGGAGTCCACACCGCAGCCCCTTACCGGCGGGCATCGGGTGCCGAATGATGCGTCAAAATCAGCATCGCCGACCGGTCAGCGGACGGGCTCCATGCTCGACTTGATTGATCGCTGA
- a CDS encoding ABC transporter permease, with protein MSSGFFLPLMNLVGKIGLGIVVMLVLIATVGPFFIAPEQVTFQDLDRSFDPPSWAHPMGLDENGRDILARVVYGARVSLTVGVIVVAISSLVGMLLGLVSGYVGGWVDRFISGFWFNVFLAFPGILLAIATVAFLGASLVNLILALCVIGWVGYARLIRAQVLKVREYDFVTAARALGASNARILLWHILPNAVQPLIVQASLGMAGAILAEASLSFLGLGIPPPTPSWGAMLSDARTHFASGWHMTVFPAGMITLTVLGFNLLGDGLRERLDPKQRPR; from the coding sequence ATGAGCAGTGGCTTCTTTCTACCGCTTATGAATCTCGTCGGGAAAATTGGTCTGGGAATTGTGGTGATGCTCGTGCTTATCGCCACCGTGGGGCCGTTTTTCATCGCCCCAGAACAGGTAACGTTTCAGGACCTCGACCGCAGCTTTGATCCGCCCTCCTGGGCGCACCCGATGGGGCTGGACGAAAACGGCCGCGACATCCTGGCGCGAGTGGTCTATGGGGCGCGGGTTTCGTTGACGGTCGGCGTGATTGTGGTCGCAATTTCGTCCCTCGTTGGCATGCTTCTGGGACTGGTCTCCGGTTACGTTGGGGGCTGGGTGGATCGCTTTATTTCTGGGTTCTGGTTCAATGTCTTTCTAGCTTTTCCCGGTATCTTGCTGGCGATTGCCACGGTAGCTTTTCTGGGCGCCAGTCTGGTCAACCTCATCTTGGCTTTGTGCGTGATCGGTTGGGTTGGGTATGCGCGGCTCATCCGGGCGCAGGTGTTGAAGGTTCGGGAATATGATTTTGTCACCGCAGCGCGCGCGCTGGGGGCGAGCAACGCACGGATTTTGCTTTGGCATATCCTCCCAAATGCCGTCCAGCCGCTGATTGTCCAGGCTAGCCTGGGCATGGCCGGGGCGATCCTGGCTGAAGCCAGCCTGAGTTTTTTGGGGCTTGGCATTCCGCCACCCACCCCAAGCTGGGGAGCGATGCTCAGTGATGCCCGAACCCACTTTGCTTCGGGCTGGCACATGACCGTTTTTCCGGCCGGGATGATCACCTTGACTGTCCTGGGCTTCAACCTACTGGGGGATGGGTTGCGTGAGCGACTCGATCCAAAGCAACGTCCGCGTTAG
- a CDS encoding ribonuclease J, which translates to MTDTRLEIIPLGGLGEFGMNCMVMRFGEDIIVIDAGIMFSEVGHFGVDSMTPDFTFLERHREQVRAVILTHSHEDHIGSLSFLLKKVNVPVYGTPYTLRIVEPRLEEHHLLPATALRVVQAGETVEVGAFSIEYIRVSHSTVDCCALAITTPIGTIVHTGDFKFDATPVCGNAIDVARLRTIGQRGVLALLSDSTNVERPGQMPSERVVIPALEEIFDRARRRIFVSCFASSIHRIQIMFDLAQQFGRQVVAVGRAMERNIEIAERTGFLDTADLLVNPKDFKHFDPSEIVVLASGCQGEPMGAMARIADRSHRQAWMEAGDTVVLSARQIPGNEKAISKLINRCYRNEVEVIDSTQARIHVSGHGAQEDLRLMLEAIRPKYFIPIHGEYRQLYRHKLFACQTLGYAPDRVLLIESGDVVLLDGETAQIGDKIAVNRVYIDDTCSLELDETLLRDRKRLAYEGVVIAGVAVEETTGALLGPPEITTRGYLGVDGEEEEIAELRDVALSAVEAMPPAERVNGGKEHFQEHLRLALKRHIMRLTGQKPTIVPLVVVV; encoded by the coding sequence GTGACGGACACCAGACTGGAAATTATTCCGCTTGGCGGTCTCGGCGAGTTTGGCATGAACTGCATGGTCATGCGCTTTGGCGAAGACATCATCGTGATTGACGCCGGGATTATGTTTTCTGAGGTCGGTCACTTCGGCGTGGACTCCATGACCCCGGATTTTACCTTTCTCGAACGTCACCGCGAACAGGTGCGCGCCGTCATTCTCACGCACAGTCACGAAGACCATATCGGATCACTTTCGTTCCTACTCAAAAAAGTCAATGTTCCGGTTTATGGAACGCCCTACACGCTGCGGATTGTCGAACCCCGCCTGGAGGAACATCACCTGCTGCCTGCGACAGCGCTGCGGGTTGTCCAGGCCGGGGAGACGGTCGAGGTCGGCGCGTTTTCCATCGAGTATATTCGCGTCTCCCACTCCACTGTGGACTGCTGCGCGCTCGCCATCACGACGCCGATTGGCACCATTGTTCACACCGGAGATTTCAAATTCGATGCTACACCGGTTTGCGGCAACGCCATTGATGTCGCCCGGCTGCGCACCATCGGTCAGCGCGGCGTCTTGGCCCTGCTCTCTGACTCGACGAATGTCGAACGCCCTGGGCAAATGCCTTCCGAGCGCGTCGTCATTCCCGCACTGGAAGAAATTTTTGACCGCGCCCGCCGGCGTATCTTCGTGAGTTGTTTTGCCTCAAGTATCCACCGCATTCAGATCATGTTTGACCTGGCCCAGCAGTTTGGGCGACAGGTCGTAGCCGTCGGCCGCGCCATGGAGCGCAACATCGAGATTGCCGAGCGCACGGGGTTTCTCGACACCGCGGATTTACTGGTTAACCCAAAGGATTTCAAGCACTTCGACCCGTCTGAGATTGTCGTTTTGGCATCTGGCTGCCAGGGTGAGCCAATGGGCGCGATGGCGCGCATTGCCGACCGGAGCCACCGGCAGGCCTGGATGGAAGCCGGTGACACGGTGGTGCTTTCAGCCCGCCAGATTCCAGGTAACGAAAAGGCCATCTCGAAGCTCATCAACCGCTGCTACCGGAATGAAGTCGAGGTGATTGATTCCACGCAGGCGCGTATTCATGTGTCCGGTCACGGCGCGCAGGAAGACCTCCGCCTCATGCTCGAAGCCATCCGTCCCAAATACTTCATTCCCATTCACGGCGAATACCGGCAGCTCTATCGCCACAAATTGTTTGCTTGCCAAACGCTTGGCTATGCGCCTGACCGGGTTCTGCTCATCGAGAGCGGCGATGTTGTGCTCCTAGACGGCGAAACGGCGCAGATTGGCGACAAGATTGCCGTGAATCGGGTGTATATTGACGACACCTGCTCACTGGAACTCGATGAAACGCTGTTGCGCGACCGGAAGCGTCTGGCGTACGAAGGCGTTGTCATTGCCGGCGTCGCGGTGGAAGAAACCACCGGAGCCTTGCTCGGCCCGCCTGAAATCACAACCCGTGGGTACTTGGGCGTAGATGGAGAGGAAGAAGAAATTGCCGAACTGCGCGACGTTGCCCTGTCCGCGGTAGAGGCGATGCCGCCAGCCGAACGGGTCAACGGCGGCAAGGAGCACTTCCAAGAACATCTTCGACTGGCCCTCAAGCGCCACATCATGCGCTTGACCGGGCAAAAGCCAACCATCGTGCCGCTCGTCGTTGTCGTTTAG